One stretch of Sebastes umbrosus isolate fSebUmb1 chromosome 5, fSebUmb1.pri, whole genome shotgun sequence DNA includes these proteins:
- the LOC119487879 gene encoding uncharacterized protein LOC119487879 yields MVSSRTSQPEAIMPEFNVRRVVSKLLNSFFKGMTANQWGFLKSGSPDDATMTMMGELLLDMTAALTKAFLKSLGSTTLASEDDVQINLGHTISQGFAEALGVDVSVQCPSSKSLTTLISEEVSESVRSALSSPEGIVQRLTPPSRLNSMIVHACKMCQAFIGKMKSVFSPRPRKQRIICEQSDVEPEPSDAEDCHAATPSSDVVIAMKDIAIVQIIIKKQLNDITEPLLVDVPDSEYTLLQSQNSREIEDVAEEIARSIAEDAVRQTPPEQKRKRSKKSIGSRIKKLLAKCFAKTCIHRIVAQMRKKFQRGSKVHSRESAKSLTKKINDLIKKTENRDLLGLGSPHLYIPPGRVLEFTKVLSDLLYTHILHGPEIIPEPVIRANMRADLQRKVLGFLSLARWWQIFQSNDLVDNMRHAILGTKPRAKKPLAIAAPPAPVFRDDSERRAQNEQKRNCVEVILERLVTRIFKKAKVTWTLSNVHDIIQRLFEQTWAKVEGLVFDSSPETLENLEKAIYRDLIKTWGTATWVLVSLKGGQAAVGERIASAVKGHLMAPPRQRSCMCGCFSSMLAAMTRW; encoded by the coding sequence ATGGTATCATCAAGAACTTCCCAGCCAGAAGCCATCATGCCAGAGTTCAACGTCCGTCGCGTTGTTTCCAAGCTGCTCAACTCCTTCTTTAAGGGGATGACGGCGAATCAGTGGGGATTTTTGAAATCCGGCAGCCCCGACGACGCCACTATGACCATGATGGGAGAGTTGCTGTTGGACATGACAGCGGCCTTGACAAAAGCTTTCCTGAAATCTCTCGGGAGCACGACCCTGGCGTCTGAGGACGACGTCCAAATCAATCTGGGACACACAATCTCTCAGGGTTTTGCCGAAGCTCTGGGTGTCGACGTCTCGGTTCAGTGTCCGAGCTCCAAAAGCTTGACGACATTGATCTCTGAAGAGGTTTCGGAGAGCGTCCGAAGTGCCCTCTCCAGCCCCGAGGGCATAGTTCAGCGCCTCACTCCTCCAAGCAGACTCAATAGCATGATTGTGCACGCCTGCAAAATGTGCCAGGCGTTCATCGGCAAGATGAAGTCGGTGTTCTCGCCTCGACCGCGCAAGCAGAGGATCATCTGCGAACAATCAGATGTGGAACCGGAACCCTCAGACGCCGAAGACTGCCATGCGGCGACGCCTTCGTCGGACGTCGTGATTGCGATGAAAGACATCGCTATTGTCCAAATCATCATCAAGAAGCAGTTGAACGACATCACCGAACCTCTCTTGGTTGACGTGCCGGACTCCGAGTACACGCTGCTGCAATCTCAAAACTCTCGGGAGATTGAAGACGTCGCGGAAGAAATCGCTCGGAGTATTGCCGAAGATGCTGTAAGACAGACTCCGCCAGAGCAGAAGAGGAAACGCTCCAAGAAAAGCATCGGAAGCAGAATTAAGAAGCTTTTGGCAAAGTGCTTTGCCAAAACGTGCATCCATCGCATCGTGGCACAGATGAGGAAAAAATTTCAACGGGGCTCCAAAGTTCACAGTCGGGAGTCAGCGAAGTCTCTCACGAAGAAGATTAAcgatctgataaaaaaaacagaaaaccgCGATCTTCTGGGACTCGGCAGTCCGCACCTTTACATTCCCCCCGGTAGAGTCTTGGagttcacaaaggtcttaagtgatctcctctacacacacatcctACATGGGCCAGAGATCATCCCCGAGCCGGTGATACGTGCTAACATGCGCGCCGACTTGCAGCGGAAGGTGCTCGGTTTCCTGTctctggccagatggtggcagatCTTTCAGTCCAACGACCTCGTTGACAATATGAGACACGCCATACTGGGGACCAAGCCCAGGGCCAAGAAACCTTTGGCAATCGCTGCACCGCCTGCCCCGGTTTTTCGTGATGACTCTGAACGGCGAGCACAGAACGAACAAAAAAGAAACTGCGTCGAGGTGATCTTGGAGAGGCTGGTCACGCGGATCTTCAAGAAGGCAAAAGTGACCTGGACCCTTTCAAACGTCCATGACATCATCCAGCGCCTTTTTGAACAAACGTGGGCCAAAGTCGAGGGTCTCGTTTTCGATTCCAGCCCAGAAACATTGGAAAACCTCGAAAAGGCCATTTACCGGGACCTGATTAAGACGTGGGGCACTGCGACGTGGGTGCTGGTGTCCTTGAAAGGGGGTCAAGCGGCTGTCGGAGAGCGTATCGCCTCCGCCGTCAAAGGTCACCTGATGGCACCACCGAGACAGAGGTCCTGCATGTGCGGGTGCTTCTCTTCTATGCTTGCCGCCATGACGAGGTGGTAA